The DNA segment CGGCGTCACCAGCGAGTACCTCTCGTCGGCCGATGAACTCCAGATAAAGATGGCCCAGGGTTCCAAGCCCGGCGAGGGCGGCCACCTCCCGGGGAGCAAGGTCAACGAGATGATCGCCCACGTCCGCCACGCCACGCCGGGCGTCGGCCTCATCTCGCCGCCGCCCCAGCACGACATCTACTCCATCGAGGATCTCAAGCAACTGGTCCACGACCTCAAATCCGCCAACCCCGACGCCGACGTCAACGTCAAACTGGTTTCGGAGGCCGGCATCGGCACCATCGCGGCGGGCGTCGCGAAGGCCAACGCCGACGTGGTCCACGTCTCGGGCCACTCCGGCGGCACCGGCGCGAGCCCGCGGACCTCCATCAAGCACGCGGGCCTGCCCTGGGAACTCGGCCTCGCGGAGGCCAACCAGATGCTCCGGGCGACCGGCCTGCGCTCGCGCATCAAGGTCACCGCCGACGGCGGGATGAAAACCGGCCGCGACGTCGCCGTCGCAGCCCTGCTGGGCGCCGAGGAGTACAGCTTCGGCACCGCCAGCCTGGTCACCAGCGGCTGCGTGATGGCCCGCCAGTGCCACGAGAACACCTGCCCGGTCGGCGTGGCGACCCAGCGCGAGGACCTGCGCAAGCGGTTCCCCGGCCAGCCCGACCACGTCGTCAACTACATGACGTTCATCGCGCAGGAACTCCGTGAAATCATGGCCGAACTCGGCTTCCGGACGGTCGAGGAGATGGTCGGGCGAGTCGAGTGTCTCCGACAGCGCGACACCGACCATCCTCAGGCCCGGAACCTCGACCTCTCGTCGCTGCTGGCCGAACCGGTCGACCACGACCCCGAGGCGCCCCAGCGCACCAAGACCCGCGAGCAGACCCACGAGATAGACGACCACCTCGACCGCTGGCTGCTCGAATCGGCCGGCGAGGCCATCGAGGACGGCTCGCCGGTGACCCTCGAAACCGGCGTGAGCAACGCGGACCGTGCGGTCGGCGCGATGCTCTCGAACCGCGTCTCGACCGAACGCGGCGGCGAGGGCCTGCCCGACGGCACCGTCAGTTGCCGGTTCACCGGCACCGCGGGCCAGAGTTTCGGCGCGTTCCTCGCGCCCGGCATCGACTTCCACCTCGCGGGCGCGGCAAACGACTACCTCGGCAAGGGGCTGTCGGGCGGCCGCATCGCGGTGGCGACGCCCCCCGAGGCGGCCTACGACCCCGCCGAGAACGTTGTCGTCGGCAACGTCGCGCTCTACGGCGCGACCGGGGGCGAACTCTACGTCAACGGCCGGGCGGGCGAGCGCTTCGGCGTGCGCAACTCCGGCGCGAAGGCGGTCGTCGAGGGCGTCGGCGACCACGGCTGCGAGTACATGACCGGCGGCGTCGTCGCGGTGCTGGGCGACACAGGCAAGAACTTCGCGGCCGGGATGAGCGGCGGCGTGGCGTACGTCCTCGACGAGTCCGGCGACTTCGGCGAGAAGGCCAACGCCGAGATGGTCACCCTCGACTCCTCGCTCTCGGAGCGCGACGAGCGCGTCCTGCGCCGCCTCGTCGAGAACCACGCGGCCTACACCGGCAGCGAGACGGCCGAGGCTCTGCTGGCCGACTGGGAGGCCGCGCTCTCGCGGTTCGTGAAAGTGATGCCGGAGGCCTACGAGCGGGCCGTCACCGAGGAGGGCCGCGAGGACGTGCGCAACTCGCCGCCGCCGCGGGCGCGCGTCGAGGAACCCGTCGGCGTCGTCCAGAGCGGCGCGGACTAAGGTTCAAGTAGGAAGCCGGGACCAAGCCCCGGCATGAATCGCCGCACGCTACTCTCGCTCGCCGGAAGCGTCGCCGTCGGCGGCTGTCTCTCGGACGTTCCGGGGGCCGGCCCGCCCGTCGACGTCGGCTGTCCGTCGTTCGCCGACGGCGTCGACTCGCTGTGTTCTCACACCGCCGACCCGAAGTTGGAACTGCGGCCCGAATCGTGGCGACTGCCGCGCGGGAAGAACGTCAGCCTCACCTTCGAACTGACGAACCGGGCCGACCGGTCGGCCCGGTTCGCGGTCGTCCCGGCGCTGAAGCGTCGCGACGGCGAGGAGTGGACTCACGTCTGGCCGGTTTTCGACTACAAGCCCGAGCGCGAACTCGAACCGGGCGAGTCGTACTCGTGGGAGTTCCTGTTCGGCGGGGACGCGACGACCACCGAAGCCGACGAACAGGTAGTCGTGTACGGGAAGGCGCCGGGGACGTACGCCGTGGTGTTGAACGCCGCGCTCGGCGGCCGAACGGTCCAGTGCGTCGCGCCGTTCGTCGTCGAGGGTTCGGGGTCGGGGTCGAGGACGGAGGCGATGTCGACGGTGCAGTCTGCGGAAAAAACGCCGCGGTCGGGGTGAGTCCTACAGGTACGACGCGTCCCAGCGCACCGGCTTCTTCTGGTTGCCGCAGTCGTTGCACTTCAGGCGCTCCATCGAGTCCATCGCGGTGTCAAAGCTCTCGCAGTTCGCGCAGAACCAGCCGTAGAGGTCGTCGCCCGCGTCGTCGGTGTAGGACGCGAAGAACGGCGCCTTCGACCCGCGCTCGCTCTCGGCCCAGTTGACGTAGAGAGTCTCGCCCTCGTACTCGCGGGACTCGAACTGGCGTTCGCCCGCCAGCGCGTAGACGTTCTCGGTGTATCTCTCGCCGCCGATCTCGGCCTCGCGGTCGGAGACCTTCTCAAAGCCGTTGTCCTGGTAGAACCGGTTGCCGTGCTTGTTGCCGGCGAGGACGTTGGCCGAGATGCGCTCGACGCCGGCCTCGGAGAGCGCCGACTGGGTCCGTTTCAGCAGCGTCGACCCGAGGCCCTGGTCGCGGTTGTTCGGGTCGACGTGGAGCCAGAGAATCGTCCCGGCGGGGTCGTCGGGGAGCACGAGGCTCTGGGAGAAGCCCACGACCTCGTCGCCAGCCTCGGCGACGAGGTAGAGCACGTCCTCCTCCGCGAGTTCGTCGTCCATCTGGTCGTCGGCGTACCAGTTCTCGACCGCCTGCTCGATGACGTCGTCGTTCAGGACGTCGTCGTAGGAGGCGTGGAGCGACCGCCGCGCGACCTCGCGGAGACCGTCCACGTCATCCGGTTCGGCTTCTCGGATCTGAACGCCGTCTAACTCGGCCTCTCTCGTTCCCATGGCCTTACGTTCGACGTTGTCAGTGATAAACGTTGTACCCGGTTACGGGAAGGGGTCGAAAAACTGGCCGAACGGTGACTTCTGAGCCCTATAGGGGGTATTTGATTCGAATTAAGTGAATCGGATCGGCGTATGCACAGTTCCGGTGCTTGGCGGTGCCTCTCGGGGGCCTCCGTCGGCCGCACCGAATCCGCCGACCCGCGGCCCTGCGACCCTGCCCCTCTCGTCGACTGACTGCGTGCAGTCGGTCGACGACCGCCTCGGACTTCTGCTACTCCCCGGGACTTCTGCCATCGTCCCGGACCTCCGCTATCGCCCCGGACCTCCGCCACCGTCTGGACTTCCGCCTCCGGTAGCGTTTTCCGGCGAGGCGGCCATCGCCGAGTATGGATACGGCACTCGTCGTCGGCGGGACGCGGTTCATCGGCCGCCACCTCGTCTCCGAACTGCTCGACCACGGCTACGACGTGACCTGCTTCAACCGCGGGAACCACGACGACCCCTTCGCGGACGTCGAGGAGGTTTCGCACTTCGAGGGCGACCGGACGAACGACTCGGCGCTGGAGGCCGCGAAGGCCGAGGTCGACCCGGACGCCGTCTTCGACTGCGTGGCCTACGCGCCCCGGGAGGTCCGGGCCGCGACCGAGATATTCTCGGACGTCGACGCATACGTCTACGTCTCCAGCGGCGCGGCCTACGGCGT comes from the Halorussus vallis genome and includes:
- a CDS encoding GNAT family N-acetyltransferase translates to MGTREAELDGVQIREAEPDDVDGLREVARRSLHASYDDVLNDDVIEQAVENWYADDQMDDELAEEDVLYLVAEAGDEVVGFSQSLVLPDDPAGTILWLHVDPNNRDQGLGSTLLKRTQSALSEAGVERISANVLAGNKHGNRFYQDNGFEKVSDREAEIGGERYTENVYALAGERQFESREYEGETLYVNWAESERGSKAPFFASYTDDAGDDLYGWFCANCESFDTAMDSMERLKCNDCGNQKKPVRWDASYL